The following proteins are co-located in the Phyllostomus discolor isolate MPI-MPIP mPhyDis1 chromosome 1, mPhyDis1.pri.v3, whole genome shotgun sequence genome:
- the LOC114492382 gene encoding probable histone-lysine N-methyltransferase PRDM7, giving the protein MERNAELKRKEMDMKMYSLQERKDHVSQEVNEPQDDDYLYCDKCQNFFIDSCAVHGPPTFVKDTAVDKGHPHRSALTLPPGLRIGPSGIPEAGLGVWNEAADLPVGLHFGPYEGHITEDGEAAKSRYSWLITKGRNCYEYVDGKDRSWANWMRYVNCARDDEEQNLVAFQYHRQIFYRTCRVIGQGCELLVWCGDEYGQELGSKWGSKWKRQLHVRERWAPLVLQNRKKRENSP; this is encoded by the exons ATGGAGAGAAATGCAG AACTCAAGAGAAAGGAGATGGACATGAAGATGTACAGCCTACAAGAAAGAAAGGACCATGTGTCCCAAGAGGTCAATGAGCCCCAGGATGATGACTACCTTT ATTGTGACAAGTGTCAGAACTTCTTCATTGACAGCTGTGCTGTGCATGGGCCCCCTACATTTGTAAAGGACACTGCAGTGGACAAGGGGCATCCCCACCgctcagccctcaccctgccccctgggttGAGAATCGGGCCATCGGGCAtccctgaggctgggcttggaGTGTGGAATGAGGCAGCAGACTTGCCAGTGGGTCTGCACTTTGGCCCTTATGAAGGACACATCACAGAAGATGGAGAGGCAGCCAAGAGCAGATACTCCTGGCTG ATCACCAAAGGGAGAAACTGCTATGAGTATGTGGATGGGAAGGACAGATCCTGGGCCAACTGGATGAG GTATGTGAACTGTGCCCGGGATGATGAAGAGCAGAACCTGGTGGCCTTTCAATACCACAGGCAGATTTTCTACCGAACCTGCCGGGTCATCGGCCAGGGTTGTGAGCTGCTGGTCTGGTGCGGGGACGAgtatggccaggagctgggcagcaagtGGGGCAGCAAATGGAAGAGACAGCTGCACGTCCGAGAGAGGTGGGCACCACTTgttcttcaaaacagaaagaaaagagagaattctcCTTAG